The following coding sequences are from one Devosia neptuniae window:
- a CDS encoding ABC transporter ATP-binding protein has product MPDTNHQPVSNTRHDADSHGRELILDARNIGVDFKVEGGVVHAVHDVSFQLHKGETIALVGESGSGKSVTARTLMKLLTKRATILPNSRITLSGKDVVATSERDMRKLRGNDIAMIFQEPMSSLNPVYTIGQQICEILHLHNRISRKEAMERAEKLLEEVQIPDPGARLRQYPHQLSGGQRQRVMIAMALANRPDVLIADEPTTALDVTVQAQILNLLKDLKDKYGMAVILITHDLTVVRQFSDYVYVMQNGRVQEHNATEALFANPQHAYTRHLLASEPKGTANPLVGEQDTVLEGKNVKVSYTLKRGGFFKPDFFELKAVDNLDIKLARHETLGIVGESGSGKTTFGQALIRLINNQGGEIFFDGQPIHDRDRAAMRPLRSRMQIVFQDPFASLNPRMSIRQIIEEGLIVNNIGANGRERLDRVRQALKDAGMPDGILNRFPHEFSGGQRQRIAIARAVALEPEFILLDEPTSALDLSVQAQIIDLLRKLQDEKGLSYLFISHDLKVVRALCHRVMVMQHGKIVEQGPVADVLTNPQTEYTARLVRAAFEIAA; this is encoded by the coding sequence ATGCCAGACACCAATCACCAGCCTGTTTCCAATACCCGCCACGATGCCGATAGCCACGGCCGCGAACTGATCCTCGATGCGCGCAATATCGGGGTCGATTTCAAGGTCGAGGGCGGCGTGGTTCACGCCGTGCACGACGTGTCCTTCCAGCTGCACAAGGGCGAAACCATCGCTCTGGTGGGGGAATCCGGCTCGGGCAAATCCGTCACCGCCCGCACGCTGATGAAGCTGCTGACCAAGCGGGCAACCATTCTGCCCAATTCGCGCATCACGCTCTCGGGCAAGGATGTCGTCGCCACCAGCGAGCGCGATATGCGCAAGCTGCGCGGCAATGATATCGCCATGATCTTCCAGGAGCCGATGAGCTCGCTAAACCCGGTCTACACCATCGGCCAGCAGATCTGCGAAATCCTGCATCTCCACAACCGCATCTCCCGCAAGGAGGCCATGGAGCGCGCCGAAAAGCTGCTCGAGGAAGTGCAAATCCCCGATCCCGGTGCCCGGCTTCGCCAATATCCGCACCAGCTCTCTGGCGGCCAGCGCCAGCGCGTCATGATCGCCATGGCGCTCGCCAATCGCCCCGATGTGCTGATCGCCGATGAGCCCACCACCGCCCTCGATGTGACGGTGCAGGCCCAGATTCTGAACCTGCTCAAGGACCTAAAGGACAAGTATGGCATGGCGGTGATCCTGATCACCCATGACCTGACCGTGGTCCGCCAGTTCTCCGACTATGTCTATGTCATGCAGAACGGCCGTGTGCAGGAGCACAATGCCACCGAGGCTTTGTTCGCCAATCCGCAACACGCCTATACCCGCCACCTGCTCGCCTCCGAGCCCAAGGGCACGGCCAATCCTCTGGTCGGCGAGCAGGACACGGTGCTCGAAGGCAAGAACGTCAAGGTCTCCTACACCCTCAAGCGCGGCGGCTTCTTCAAGCCCGATTTCTTCGAACTCAAGGCGGTCGACAATCTCGACATCAAGCTGGCCCGCCACGAAACCCTCGGCATTGTGGGCGAATCCGGCTCCGGCAAGACCACGTTCGGCCAGGCCCTGATCCGGCTGATCAACAATCAGGGTGGGGAAATCTTCTTCGACGGCCAGCCGATCCACGATCGGGATCGCGCCGCTATGCGCCCGCTGCGCAGCCGCATGCAGATCGTCTTCCAGGATCCCTTCGCCAGCCTTAATCCCCGCATGTCGATCCGCCAGATCATCGAGGAAGGCCTGATCGTCAACAATATCGGGGCCAATGGCCGCGAGCGGCTCGATCGGGTCCGCCAGGCGCTCAAGGATGCCGGCATGCCCGATGGCATTCTCAACCGTTTCCCGCATGAATTTTCCGGCGGCCAGCGCCAGCGCATCGCCATTGCCCGCGCCGTGGCGCTGGAGCCCGAATTCATCCTGCTGGACGAGCCCACCTCGGCGCTCGACCTGTCCGTGCAGGCCCAGATCATCGATCTGCTGCGCAAGCTGCAGGACGAGAAGGGCTTGTCCTACCTGTTCATCAGCCACGATCTCAAGGTCGTGCGCGCCCTCTGCCACCGCGTCATGGTCATGCAACACGGCAAAATTGTCGAACAAGGCCCGGTCGCCGATGTCCTCACCAATCCTCAAACCGAATATACGGCTCGGCTGGTCCGCGCCGCATTCGAAATAGCCGCCTAA
- the melA gene encoding alpha-glucosidase/alpha-galactosidase translates to MANPKITFIGAGSAVFMKNIVGDILQRPALAGATIRLMDINPTRLEESEVIAKKLISTLGVPAKVETYSNQRQALDGTNFVVVCFQIGGYEPSTVIDFDVPKKYNLRQTIADTLGVGGIMRGLRTVPHLWSICEDMLQVAPDAIMLQYVNPMAINTWAIAEKYPTIKQVGLCHSVQGTAMELAHDLEIPYEEIRYRSAGINHMAFYLKFEHRQPDGSYKDLYPDLFKAYAEGRAPKPTWNPRCPNKVRYEMMTRLGYFVTESSEHFAEYTPYFIKEGREDIIEKFGIPLDEYPKRCVEQIAKWKKTSEDYRNADRIEVQQSKEYASSIVNSVWTGEPSVIYGNLRNNGVITNLPNNAAVEVPCLVDSNGLQPTFIGDLPPQLTALIRTNINVQELTVQALMTENREHIYHAAMMDPHTAAELDLDQIWNLVDDLLEAHGTMLPEWARGSRKQRVA, encoded by the coding sequence ATGGCAAACCCCAAGATCACATTCATCGGTGCCGGATCGGCCGTGTTCATGAAGAACATTGTCGGCGATATCCTGCAGCGCCCGGCGCTTGCAGGCGCCACCATCCGCCTGATGGACATCAATCCCACGCGGCTGGAAGAAAGCGAAGTCATCGCCAAAAAGCTGATCTCGACGCTGGGCGTACCGGCCAAGGTCGAGACCTATTCCAACCAGCGCCAGGCCCTGGACGGCACCAATTTCGTCGTCGTCTGCTTCCAGATCGGTGGCTATGAGCCCTCGACCGTCATCGACTTCGACGTGCCGAAAAAATACAATCTGCGCCAGACCATTGCCGACACCCTGGGCGTTGGCGGCATCATGCGCGGCCTCCGCACCGTGCCCCATCTCTGGAGCATCTGCGAAGACATGCTGCAGGTCGCGCCCGACGCGATCATGCTGCAATATGTCAACCCGATGGCCATCAATACCTGGGCCATTGCCGAGAAATACCCCACCATCAAGCAGGTCGGCCTCTGCCACTCGGTGCAGGGCACGGCCATGGAACTGGCCCATGATCTCGAGATTCCCTACGAGGAAATCCGCTATCGCTCGGCCGGCATCAACCACATGGCCTTCTACCTCAAATTCGAGCATCGCCAGCCCGACGGGTCCTACAAGGATCTCTACCCGGACCTGTTCAAGGCCTATGCAGAAGGCCGCGCGCCCAAGCCGACCTGGAATCCGCGCTGCCCCAATAAGGTGCGCTACGAAATGATGACGCGCCTCGGCTATTTCGTCACCGAAAGCTCCGAGCACTTTGCCGAATACACGCCCTACTTCATCAAGGAAGGCCGTGAGGACATCATCGAGAAGTTCGGCATCCCGCTCGACGAATATCCCAAGCGCTGCGTCGAGCAGATCGCCAAGTGGAAAAAGACCTCCGAGGACTACCGCAACGCTGACCGCATCGAGGTTCAGCAGTCCAAGGAATACGCCTCCTCCATCGTCAACTCGGTCTGGACCGGCGAGCCCTCGGTGATCTACGGCAATCTGCGCAACAACGGCGTCATCACCAACCTGCCCAACAATGCAGCCGTGGAAGTGCCATGTCTGGTCGATAGCAATGGCCTGCAGCCCACCTTTATCGGCGACCTGCCGCCCCAACTGACCGCGCTGATCCGCACCAATATCAATGTGCAGGAACTGACCGTTCAGGCGCTGATGACGGAAAATCGCGAGCACATCTACCACGCCGCGATGATGGACCCCCACACCGCTGCCGAACTCGATCTCGACCAGATCTGGAACCTGGTCGACGATCTCCTTGAAGCCCATGGCACTATGTTGCCCGAATGGGCCCGCGGCTCCCGGAAGCAGCGCGTCGCCTGA
- the melA gene encoding alpha-glucosidase/alpha-galactosidase, translated as MSFKVTVIGAGSVGFTKTLISDLLKVPEFADCEFALTDLNPHNLDMVHQIIAKIVAVNNLPAKVTATTDRRAAITGARYIMSCVRVGGLEAFASDISVPLKYGVDQCVGDTLCAGGILYGQRNIPVILEFCKDIKEVAEPGAVFLNYANPMAMNTWAANAYGGVQTIGLCHGVQHGAHQIAQVLGVADSELDYVCSGINHQTWYIDIRAKGRKIEKDELIAAFEAHPVYSKQEKVRIDVLKRFGVYSTESNGHLSEYLPWYRKRPEEISKWIDMSDWIHGETGGYLRYSTERRNWFETDFPMFLEQAAKPLDQHKRTSEHASYIIEAMETGRVYRGHFNVRNNGIITNLPDDAIIESPGFVDRFGLNMVEGITLPLACAATCSASISVQRMSVEAAMTGDIDMLKLAVLHDPLVGAICTPDEVWQMVDELVVTQAQWLPQYKDAVPAAKERLAKGTVKTKDWEGAARKKVRSVEELREVVGGHH; from the coding sequence ATGTCATTCAAAGTTACCGTCATCGGCGCCGGCTCGGTCGGCTTCACCAAGACGCTGATCTCGGACCTGCTCAAGGTACCCGAATTCGCCGATTGCGAATTCGCGCTGACCGATCTCAATCCGCACAACCTGGATATGGTCCACCAGATCATCGCCAAGATCGTTGCGGTCAATAATCTGCCGGCCAAGGTGACGGCCACGACCGATCGCCGGGCCGCCATTACTGGCGCCCGCTACATCATGAGCTGCGTCCGCGTCGGTGGGCTCGAGGCTTTTGCCTCCGACATTTCGGTGCCGCTGAAATATGGCGTCGACCAATGCGTGGGCGACACGCTCTGCGCCGGCGGCATTCTCTACGGGCAGCGCAATATCCCGGTGATCCTTGAATTTTGCAAGGATATCAAGGAAGTAGCCGAGCCTGGCGCGGTGTTCCTCAACTATGCCAACCCCATGGCGATGAACACTTGGGCCGCTAATGCCTATGGCGGTGTGCAGACCATTGGCCTGTGCCATGGCGTGCAGCACGGGGCGCATCAGATCGCCCAAGTGCTGGGCGTGGCGGATAGCGAGCTCGATTATGTGTGCTCGGGCATCAATCACCAGACCTGGTATATCGATATTCGCGCCAAGGGTCGCAAGATCGAAAAGGACGAGTTGATCGCCGCTTTCGAAGCCCATCCGGTCTATTCCAAGCAGGAAAAAGTCCGCATCGACGTGCTCAAGCGTTTCGGCGTCTATTCCACCGAGTCCAATGGCCACCTCAGCGAATACCTGCCCTGGTATCGCAAGCGCCCGGAGGAAATCTCCAAGTGGATCGACATGAGCGACTGGATTCATGGCGAAACCGGCGGCTATCTGCGCTACTCGACCGAGCGCCGGAACTGGTTCGAAACCGATTTCCCGATGTTCCTCGAACAGGCCGCCAAGCCGCTCGACCAGCATAAGCGCACCTCCGAACACGCCTCTTACATTATCGAGGCGATGGAAACCGGGCGCGTCTATCGCGGGCATTTCAACGTACGCAACAATGGCATCATCACCAATCTGCCTGATGACGCCATCATCGAAAGCCCCGGTTTTGTTGACCGTTTCGGCCTCAACATGGTCGAAGGTATCACTCTGCCGCTGGCTTGCGCGGCCACCTGCTCGGCCTCGATTTCGGTGCAGCGCATGAGCGTGGAAGCCGCGATGACCGGCGATATCGACATGCTCAAGCTGGCAGTGCTGCACGATCCGCTGGTCGGCGCCATCTGCACCCCGGACGAAGTCTGGCAGATGGTGGACGAGTTGGTGGTGACCCAGGCCCAGTGGCTGCCGCAATACAAGGACGCCGTCCCGGCCGCCAAGGAACGGCTCGCTAAGGGCACCGTCAAGACCAAGGATTGGGAAGGCGCCGCCCGCAAGAAGGTTCGCTCAGTGGAGGAACTGCGCGAAGTCGTGGGCGGGCATCACTAA
- a CDS encoding ABC transporter permease has product MMARDTIDQSIPLPPDAGAAMPTAATESQADVNSAGAINPRYANSESYSSLVWRRFRRSIMGMLGMILVVLLLLVAVFADFFAPHDPKQTNIGFAPPDTISFFHADGSFSPLPVVYPISEGEELDPVTFQPIVGPDYENPTELGFFVPGYAYHILWVIPANIHFFGPTDPAKTFHLLGTDKFGRDILSRGIVGSRISLTIALVVTLLTTVVGTLVGITSGYLGGRFDRWTQKFVEFVLAFPQLPLYLALTSLIPITAPSNVFIAFVIGVMAVLGWAQLSREVRSKTLSLARIEYVRAAIAVGSSDGRIITRHILPNVLSHVIVAVTLSVPSVVLLESFLGFLGFAVKPPLISWGLMLQDTGSFSVIGSYPWILSPVIFVLITVFAFNALGDGLRDAVDPY; this is encoded by the coding sequence ATGATGGCTCGCGATACCATCGATCAATCCATCCCCCTGCCTCCCGATGCCGGCGCCGCCATGCCCACTGCCGCCACCGAGTCACAGGCCGACGTCAACTCCGCCGGCGCTATCAATCCGCGCTATGCCAATAGCGAAAGCTATTCGAGCCTGGTCTGGCGTCGCTTCCGCCGCTCCATCATGGGCATGCTCGGCATGATCCTGGTCGTGCTGTTGTTGCTCGTCGCGGTGTTTGCCGATTTCTTCGCCCCGCACGATCCCAAGCAGACCAATATCGGCTTTGCCCCGCCTGACACGATCAGCTTCTTCCACGCCGATGGCAGCTTCTCCCCGCTTCCGGTGGTCTATCCGATCAGCGAAGGCGAGGAACTCGACCCCGTCACCTTCCAGCCCATTGTCGGCCCGGATTATGAAAACCCGACCGAGCTGGGCTTCTTTGTGCCGGGCTATGCCTACCACATCCTCTGGGTGATCCCGGCCAATATCCATTTCTTCGGCCCCACCGATCCGGCCAAGACCTTCCACCTGCTGGGCACCGACAAGTTCGGTCGCGACATCCTTTCGCGCGGCATTGTCGGCTCCCGTATCTCGCTCACCATTGCCCTCGTCGTGACGCTCCTGACCACCGTGGTCGGCACACTGGTCGGCATTACCTCGGGCTATCTGGGCGGCAGGTTCGACCGCTGGACGCAGAAATTCGTCGAATTCGTCCTCGCCTTCCCGCAACTGCCCCTCTATTTGGCACTGACCTCGCTCATCCCCATCACTGCCCCCTCCAATGTCTTCATCGCCTTCGTCATCGGCGTCATGGCGGTGCTGGGCTGGGCGCAATTGAGCCGGGAAGTGCGCTCCAAGACCCTGTCGCTGGCCCGCATCGAATATGTCCGCGCCGCCATCGCCGTGGGCTCCTCGGATGGCCGCATCATCACCCGCCATATCTTGCCCAACGTGCTCAGCCACGTCATCGTGGCGGTGACGCTGTCGGTGCCTTCGGTTGTGCTGCTCGAAAGCTTCCTCGGCTTCCTGGGTTTTGCGGTGAAGCCGCCGCTGATCTCCTGGGGCCTAATGCTGCAGGATACCGGCTCCTTCTCGGTGATCGGCTCCTATCCCTGGATCCTGTCGCCCGTCATCTTCGTGCTGATCACCGTCTTTGCGTTCAACGCATTGGGCGATGGCCTGCGCGACGCCGTCGATCCGTATTGA